One genomic segment of Kogia breviceps isolate mKogBre1 chromosome 11, mKogBre1 haplotype 1, whole genome shotgun sequence includes these proteins:
- the FAM161A gene encoding protein FAM161A isoform X3: MEKKDLESQADFNTNISGVNEQKRISCEDFVDFSDIYHSNEEYFRKLEELKAAHMETMAKLEKMYQNKLNLKEVQPAITMEEAASVSSRSVSEKSSHHPVSLMTSISEPDLGQSSSLIVSFSEDELPNVEKEYSEKSRMMTYAKELISNMWTNFSVEDYIQVEDADLPALKKKKKKPKEWVPKITVPEPFQMMIREQKKKEENMKSKSDIEMARKLLKKQEEESECKKKFRANPVPAFVFLPLYHDIVKQNEERRRSMKEKNKEALLASQKPFQFIAREEQKQIREKQLKDFFKSKKKTNQFKARPIPRSTYGTTINDKLTEELYRNIRTQQRTQDFLQNSSPLPCSPAHRSYATRKPKCPEQAEKSKCKHKVRCQTADSEDLPERYQKHHSEQKCPKSLTVCEPSDLHAASHASTKREKILADIEADEENLKETRWPYLSPRRRSPVRSTNGKPVPCSCNPPMPTVSSRGREQATRRSLEEKKMLEEERNRILTKQKQRMKELQKLLTTRAKAYDSHQSLAQMSKSRIKSLRKSEKERMREYRQELEEREEKLKNRPLLFERVAQKNARMAAEKHYSNTLKALGISDEFVSKKGQSGKIFEYFSNQEMKSFTEDKESFNEEEKIEERENGEENYLTDTNSQDSCKETGKAEESGEENCVEE; encoded by the exons GCTGATTTTAACACGAACATTTCTGGGGTAAATGAACAAAAACGTATAAGCTGTGAGGATTTTGTGGACTTTTCTGATATTTACCACTCTAATGAAGAGTACTTCAGGAAACTAGAAGAGCTGAAGGCAGCCCACATGGAAACTATGGCAAAGTTAGAGAAAATGTACCAGAATAAGTTAAATTTAAAGGAAGTTCAGCCAGCGATCACCATGGAAGAAGCTGCTAGTGTCTCTTCCAG GTCTGTATCAGAAAAGAGCTCTCATCATCCTGTTTCATTAATGACATCAATTTCAGAACCTGATTTAGGTCAGTCTTCCTCCTTGATTGTGTCTTTCTCTGAAGATGAGTTGCCCAACGTAGAAAAAGAGTATTCTGAGAAAAGCAGAATGATGACCTATGCTAAGGAGCTCATCAGCAACATGTGGACAAACTTCTCTGTTGAAGATTATATTCAGGTTGAAGATGCTGACTTGCcagcactcaaaaaaaaaaaaaagaagccaaaagaATGGGTGCCAAAGATTACAGTACCTGAGCCTTTTCAAATGATGATtagagagcagaagaaaaaagaagagaacatgaAATCTAAATCAGATATTGAAATGGCACGCAAActgctcaagaaacaagaagaagaaTCAGAGTGTAAGAAAAAATTCCGAGCCAACCCAGTTCCTGCATTCGTCTTTCTCCCCCTTTATCATGATAtagtcaagcaaaatgaagaacGGAGGAGGtctatgaaggagaaaaacaaagaagcccTTTTGGCCTCGCAAAAGCCGTTTCAGTTTATTGCAAGGGAGGAACAGAAGCAAATTCGGGAAAAGCAGCTGAAAGACTTTTTTAagtctaaaaagaaaacaaaccaatttAAAGCCAGACCGATACCTCGATCTACTTATGGTACAACTATCAATGACAAGTTAACAGAAGAGCTCTATAGAAACATTAGGACGCAGCAGAGAACCCAAGACTTTTTACAGAATTCATCCCCTCTGCCTTGTAGTCCAGCTCACAGAAGTTATGCTACAAGGAAGCCCAAGTGTCCTGAACAGGCTGAAAAGTCCAAGTGTAAACACAAGGTTAGGTGCCAGACTGCTGATTCTGAAGACCTTCCTGAGAGATATCAGAAACATCACTCAGAACAGAAGTGTCCAAAATCCCTGACAGTCTGTGAACCATCTGACCTTCATGCAGCCTCACATGCATCCactaaaagagagaaaatcttgGCAGATATTGAAGCAGATgaagagaatttaaaagaaacacGTTGGCCTTATCTGTCTCCAAGGCGCAGGTCACCAGTAAGAAGTACAAATGGAAAACCTGTGCCTTGTAGCTGCAACCCTCCCATGCCCACGGTGTCCTCCAGGGGAAGAGAACAAGCCACAAG GAGATCacttgaggaaaagaaaatgttggaagaagagagaaatcgGATCCTAACTAAGCAGAagcaaagaatgaaagaattgcAGAAACTCTTGACAACCCGGGCTAAGGCTTATGACTCACATCAGAGTTTAGCTCAAATGTCTAAATCCAGAATAAAATCTCTCAG aaagagtgaaaaagaaaggatGAGAGAATACCGACAAGAactagaagaaagagaagaaaaattaaaaaacaggccACTGCTATTTGAAAGAGTTGCTCAG AAAAATGCAAGAATGGCAGCAGAAAAGCATTATTCTAACACCTTAAAAGCACTAGGAATATCTGATGAGTTTGTTTCAAAAAAAGGCCaaagtggaaaaatatttgaGTACTTCAGCAATCAAGAGATGAAAAGTTTCACTGAAGATAAAGAAAG ctttaatgaagaagaaaaaatagaagaaagagagaatggggAAGAAAATTATCTTACTGATACCAACAGCCAAGATTCTTGCAAGGAAACTGGTAAAGCTGAAGAGAGTGGAGAAGAGAATTGTGTTGAAGAATAA
- the FAM161A gene encoding protein FAM161A isoform X1: MAASHRAAKLAANSLQTPVNPSTGARVTHYERKDPIQSLSAAAAALEEEEEEQEEKEEEEEEEEAAGPARAPADFNTNISGVNEQKRISCEDFVDFSDIYHSNEEYFRKLEELKAAHMETMAKLEKMYQNKLNLKEVQPAITMEEAASVSSRSVSEKSSHHPVSLMTSISEPDLGQSSSLIVSFSEDELPNVEKEYSEKSRMMTYAKELISNMWTNFSVEDYIQVEDADLPALKKKKKKPKEWVPKITVPEPFQMMIREQKKKEENMKSKSDIEMARKLLKKQEEESECKKKFRANPVPAFVFLPLYHDIVKQNEERRRSMKEKNKEALLASQKPFQFIAREEQKQIREKQLKDFFKSKKKTNQFKARPIPRSTYGTTINDKLTEELYRNIRTQQRTQDFLQNSSPLPCSPAHRSYATRKPKCPEQAEKSKCKHKVRCQTADSEDLPERYQKHHSEQKCPKSLTVCEPSDLHAASHASTKREKILADIEADEENLKETRWPYLSPRRRSPVRSTNGKPVPCSCNPPMPTVSSRGREQATRRSLEEKKMLEEERNRILTKQKQRMKELQKLLTTRAKAYDSHQSLAQMSKSRIKSLRKSEKERMREYRQELEEREEKLKNRPLLFERVAQKNARMAAEKHYSNTLKALGISDEFVSKKGQSGKIFEYFSNQEMKSFTEDKESFNEEEKIEERENGEENYLTDTNSQDSCKETGKAEESGEENCVEE, translated from the exons GCTGATTTTAACACGAACATTTCTGGGGTAAATGAACAAAAACGTATAAGCTGTGAGGATTTTGTGGACTTTTCTGATATTTACCACTCTAATGAAGAGTACTTCAGGAAACTAGAAGAGCTGAAGGCAGCCCACATGGAAACTATGGCAAAGTTAGAGAAAATGTACCAGAATAAGTTAAATTTAAAGGAAGTTCAGCCAGCGATCACCATGGAAGAAGCTGCTAGTGTCTCTTCCAG GTCTGTATCAGAAAAGAGCTCTCATCATCCTGTTTCATTAATGACATCAATTTCAGAACCTGATTTAGGTCAGTCTTCCTCCTTGATTGTGTCTTTCTCTGAAGATGAGTTGCCCAACGTAGAAAAAGAGTATTCTGAGAAAAGCAGAATGATGACCTATGCTAAGGAGCTCATCAGCAACATGTGGACAAACTTCTCTGTTGAAGATTATATTCAGGTTGAAGATGCTGACTTGCcagcactcaaaaaaaaaaaaaagaagccaaaagaATGGGTGCCAAAGATTACAGTACCTGAGCCTTTTCAAATGATGATtagagagcagaagaaaaaagaagagaacatgaAATCTAAATCAGATATTGAAATGGCACGCAAActgctcaagaaacaagaagaagaaTCAGAGTGTAAGAAAAAATTCCGAGCCAACCCAGTTCCTGCATTCGTCTTTCTCCCCCTTTATCATGATAtagtcaagcaaaatgaagaacGGAGGAGGtctatgaaggagaaaaacaaagaagcccTTTTGGCCTCGCAAAAGCCGTTTCAGTTTATTGCAAGGGAGGAACAGAAGCAAATTCGGGAAAAGCAGCTGAAAGACTTTTTTAagtctaaaaagaaaacaaaccaatttAAAGCCAGACCGATACCTCGATCTACTTATGGTACAACTATCAATGACAAGTTAACAGAAGAGCTCTATAGAAACATTAGGACGCAGCAGAGAACCCAAGACTTTTTACAGAATTCATCCCCTCTGCCTTGTAGTCCAGCTCACAGAAGTTATGCTACAAGGAAGCCCAAGTGTCCTGAACAGGCTGAAAAGTCCAAGTGTAAACACAAGGTTAGGTGCCAGACTGCTGATTCTGAAGACCTTCCTGAGAGATATCAGAAACATCACTCAGAACAGAAGTGTCCAAAATCCCTGACAGTCTGTGAACCATCTGACCTTCATGCAGCCTCACATGCATCCactaaaagagagaaaatcttgGCAGATATTGAAGCAGATgaagagaatttaaaagaaacacGTTGGCCTTATCTGTCTCCAAGGCGCAGGTCACCAGTAAGAAGTACAAATGGAAAACCTGTGCCTTGTAGCTGCAACCCTCCCATGCCCACGGTGTCCTCCAGGGGAAGAGAACAAGCCACAAG GAGATCacttgaggaaaagaaaatgttggaagaagagagaaatcgGATCCTAACTAAGCAGAagcaaagaatgaaagaattgcAGAAACTCTTGACAACCCGGGCTAAGGCTTATGACTCACATCAGAGTTTAGCTCAAATGTCTAAATCCAGAATAAAATCTCTCAG aaagagtgaaaaagaaaggatGAGAGAATACCGACAAGAactagaagaaagagaagaaaaattaaaaaacaggccACTGCTATTTGAAAGAGTTGCTCAG AAAAATGCAAGAATGGCAGCAGAAAAGCATTATTCTAACACCTTAAAAGCACTAGGAATATCTGATGAGTTTGTTTCAAAAAAAGGCCaaagtggaaaaatatttgaGTACTTCAGCAATCAAGAGATGAAAAGTTTCACTGAAGATAAAGAAAG ctttaatgaagaagaaaaaatagaagaaagagagaatggggAAGAAAATTATCTTACTGATACCAACAGCCAAGATTCTTGCAAGGAAACTGGTAAAGCTGAAGAGAGTGGAGAAGAGAATTGTGTTGAAGAATAA
- the FAM161A gene encoding protein FAM161A isoform X4 has translation METMAKLEKMYQNKLNLKEVQPAITMEEAASVSSRSVSEKSSHHPVSLMTSISEPDLGQSSSLIVSFSEDELPNVEKEYSEKSRMMTYAKELISNMWTNFSVEDYIQVEDADLPALKKKKKKPKEWVPKITVPEPFQMMIREQKKKEENMKSKSDIEMARKLLKKQEEESECKKKFRANPVPAFVFLPLYHDIVKQNEERRRSMKEKNKEALLASQKPFQFIAREEQKQIREKQLKDFFKSKKKTNQFKARPIPRSTYGTTINDKLTEELYRNIRTQQRTQDFLQNSSPLPCSPAHRSYATRKPKCPEQAEKSKCKHKVRCQTADSEDLPERYQKHHSEQKCPKSLTVCEPSDLHAASHASTKREKILADIEADEENLKETRWPYLSPRRRSPVRSTNGKPVPCSCNPPMPTVSSRGREQATRRSLEEKKMLEEERNRILTKQKQRMKELQKLLTTRAKAYDSHQSLAQMSKSRIKSLRKSEKERMREYRQELEEREEKLKNRPLLFERVAQKNARMAAEKHYSNTLKALGISDEFVSKKGQSGKIFEYFSNQEMKSFTEDKESFNEEEKIEERENGEENYLTDTNSQDSCKETGKAEESGEENCVEE, from the exons ATGGAAACTATGGCAAAGTTAGAGAAAATGTACCAGAATAAGTTAAATTTAAAGGAAGTTCAGCCAGCGATCACCATGGAAGAAGCTGCTAGTGTCTCTTCCAG GTCTGTATCAGAAAAGAGCTCTCATCATCCTGTTTCATTAATGACATCAATTTCAGAACCTGATTTAGGTCAGTCTTCCTCCTTGATTGTGTCTTTCTCTGAAGATGAGTTGCCCAACGTAGAAAAAGAGTATTCTGAGAAAAGCAGAATGATGACCTATGCTAAGGAGCTCATCAGCAACATGTGGACAAACTTCTCTGTTGAAGATTATATTCAGGTTGAAGATGCTGACTTGCcagcactcaaaaaaaaaaaaaagaagccaaaagaATGGGTGCCAAAGATTACAGTACCTGAGCCTTTTCAAATGATGATtagagagcagaagaaaaaagaagagaacatgaAATCTAAATCAGATATTGAAATGGCACGCAAActgctcaagaaacaagaagaagaaTCAGAGTGTAAGAAAAAATTCCGAGCCAACCCAGTTCCTGCATTCGTCTTTCTCCCCCTTTATCATGATAtagtcaagcaaaatgaagaacGGAGGAGGtctatgaaggagaaaaacaaagaagcccTTTTGGCCTCGCAAAAGCCGTTTCAGTTTATTGCAAGGGAGGAACAGAAGCAAATTCGGGAAAAGCAGCTGAAAGACTTTTTTAagtctaaaaagaaaacaaaccaatttAAAGCCAGACCGATACCTCGATCTACTTATGGTACAACTATCAATGACAAGTTAACAGAAGAGCTCTATAGAAACATTAGGACGCAGCAGAGAACCCAAGACTTTTTACAGAATTCATCCCCTCTGCCTTGTAGTCCAGCTCACAGAAGTTATGCTACAAGGAAGCCCAAGTGTCCTGAACAGGCTGAAAAGTCCAAGTGTAAACACAAGGTTAGGTGCCAGACTGCTGATTCTGAAGACCTTCCTGAGAGATATCAGAAACATCACTCAGAACAGAAGTGTCCAAAATCCCTGACAGTCTGTGAACCATCTGACCTTCATGCAGCCTCACATGCATCCactaaaagagagaaaatcttgGCAGATATTGAAGCAGATgaagagaatttaaaagaaacacGTTGGCCTTATCTGTCTCCAAGGCGCAGGTCACCAGTAAGAAGTACAAATGGAAAACCTGTGCCTTGTAGCTGCAACCCTCCCATGCCCACGGTGTCCTCCAGGGGAAGAGAACAAGCCACAAG GAGATCacttgaggaaaagaaaatgttggaagaagagagaaatcgGATCCTAACTAAGCAGAagcaaagaatgaaagaattgcAGAAACTCTTGACAACCCGGGCTAAGGCTTATGACTCACATCAGAGTTTAGCTCAAATGTCTAAATCCAGAATAAAATCTCTCAG aaagagtgaaaaagaaaggatGAGAGAATACCGACAAGAactagaagaaagagaagaaaaattaaaaaacaggccACTGCTATTTGAAAGAGTTGCTCAG AAAAATGCAAGAATGGCAGCAGAAAAGCATTATTCTAACACCTTAAAAGCACTAGGAATATCTGATGAGTTTGTTTCAAAAAAAGGCCaaagtggaaaaatatttgaGTACTTCAGCAATCAAGAGATGAAAAGTTTCACTGAAGATAAAGAAAG ctttaatgaagaagaaaaaatagaagaaagagagaatggggAAGAAAATTATCTTACTGATACCAACAGCCAAGATTCTTGCAAGGAAACTGGTAAAGCTGAAGAGAGTGGAGAAGAGAATTGTGTTGAAGAATAA